In a single window of the Bacillales bacterium genome:
- the hemY gene encoding protoporphyrinogen oxidase, with amino-acid sequence MKKHVVIIGGGITGLTAAFYLQREIRKHRLPVTFTLIEMDDRLGGKIDTLKKDGFVIERGPDSFLARKTSAVELVQDAGLEDALVRNRTGQAYVLNDDVLHPIPKGTAMGIPIDLSAFTDSELLSPAAKARSALDLVLPRRKDGDDPSVGNFFRRRLGGETVDKLIEPLLSGIYAGDLDRLSLKATFPQFYELEQKERSLMVGMRKSRANATDNGAAKGQFLTLRDGLSSLVEKLEAALPAKAILKGSSISDIRKQDDRFRITTEAGKSLHADAVISTVPHEAAETFLPGATFLRGMGGAPATTVATIAMAFRADQVRSDQDGTGFVVSRKAGYQMTACTWTHKKWPHTVPKGRALLRCYVGKPGDEAIVNKPDDEMARIVLSDLKRVMTIDGEPAFTVVTRWRRAMPQYVVGHLSWLHHLRTQTLRELPGLYFAGASYEGVGLPDCIKQGKKAAQDALHYANR; translated from the coding sequence ATGAAGAAACATGTCGTGATTATCGGGGGCGGCATCACCGGTTTAACGGCGGCCTTTTATTTGCAACGCGAGATTCGAAAACACCGATTACCAGTCACGTTTACGTTGATCGAAATGGACGACAGGCTCGGCGGGAAAATCGACACGCTCAAGAAAGACGGTTTCGTCATCGAGCGAGGTCCGGATTCGTTTCTCGCCCGCAAAACAAGCGCTGTGGAGCTCGTGCAAGACGCCGGCTTAGAAGACGCGCTCGTTCGCAACCGGACAGGGCAGGCATATGTCTTAAATGACGATGTTCTCCATCCGATTCCGAAAGGAACGGCGATGGGGATTCCGATTGATTTGTCGGCTTTCACCGATTCTGAACTGCTTTCTCCGGCAGCGAAGGCGAGAAGCGCTTTGGATCTCGTTCTTCCGCGCCGCAAGGACGGTGATGATCCTTCGGTAGGAAATTTCTTCAGAAGGCGGCTCGGCGGCGAAACGGTGGACAAGTTGATCGAACCGTTGTTGTCCGGCATCTATGCGGGCGATCTCGATCGCTTGAGCTTGAAGGCGACATTCCCTCAGTTTTACGAGTTGGAGCAAAAAGAACGAAGTTTGATGGTCGGAATGAGAAAGAGCCGGGCGAATGCGACAGACAACGGTGCGGCGAAGGGACAATTTTTGACGTTGCGGGACGGCTTGTCTTCGCTTGTAGAAAAATTGGAAGCTGCTTTGCCTGCAAAAGCCATTTTGAAAGGAAGCAGCATCAGCGATATTCGCAAACAAGACGACAGATTTCGAATTACGACGGAGGCTGGAAAATCGCTTCATGCCGATGCCGTGATTTCGACGGTTCCTCATGAAGCGGCGGAAACGTTCCTTCCGGGAGCGACGTTCCTGCGCGGAATGGGGGGCGCACCGGCGACGACAGTAGCAACGATCGCCATGGCTTTTCGTGCCGACCAAGTACGGTCGGATCAAGACGGAACCGGTTTTGTCGTATCTCGAAAAGCAGGGTATCAAATGACCGCTTGTACATGGACGCACAAGAAATGGCCGCACACGGTTCCAAAGGGCCGGGCATTGTTGCGCTGTTACGTGGGCAAACCAGGCGACGAAGCCATTGTAAACAAACCGGATGATGAAATGGCGAGAATTGTCTTGTCTGATTTGAAACGGGTGATGACCATTGACGGCGAGCCGGCATTCACTGTTGTGACGAGGTGGAGGCGGGCAATGCCGCAATACGTCGTCGGGCATTTAAGCTGGCTGCACCATTTGCGAACACAAACACTGCGTGAGTTACCGGGACTGTATTTCGCTGGTGCTTCGTACGAAGGCGTTGGGTTGCCGGACTGCATCAAACAAGGAAAAAAAGCAGCGCAAGATGCGCTGCATTACGCAAACCGTTAA
- a CDS encoding bifunctional 2-methylcitrate dehydratase/aconitate hydratase, which yields MKRDALLDAVAEYAVCHKIDSQKALETANHVLMDALGCAVLSLRYPECTKLLGPIVPGTIVPNGTRVPGTPFELDPVNGAFNIGCLIRWLDYNDTWLAAEWGHPSDNVAAILAVSDYVSRERIARGKRPLTMQEVLEAIVKAHEIQGILALENSLNREGLDHVLFVKVASAAVSCALLGGTVEETANAVSNAWIDNASLRTYRHAPNVGSRKSWAAADAAGRGVWFAMTALKGEMGYATAITADTWGVEDAMFGGKQVTLARPLGSYVVENVLFKIAYPAEFHAQTALEAAIRLHEDVRGRLGEIESVVITTHEAAKRIIDKTGPLHNPADRDHCIQYITAVGLIFGEMTADHYENDEAEDARIDALREKMVVRERERFSLDYLDPEKRSIANAVQIYFKDGTCTENVTIEYPIGHPRRREEGLPLLFAKFKKNLAAHFPERRAAKLYKLCTDHAQLRKMSVADFMYEWTV from the coding sequence TTGAAAAGAGATGCGTTGCTTGATGCTGTTGCTGAATACGCCGTTTGCCATAAAATTGACTCGCAGAAAGCACTGGAGACGGCAAACCACGTTTTGATGGATGCTCTCGGCTGCGCTGTGCTTTCGCTGCGCTATCCCGAATGCACGAAATTGCTTGGGCCGATCGTCCCCGGCACAATCGTGCCGAACGGGACACGGGTTCCCGGAACGCCGTTTGAACTCGATCCCGTTAATGGCGCTTTCAACATAGGATGTTTGATCCGCTGGCTCGATTACAATGACACGTGGCTGGCGGCTGAATGGGGGCATCCTTCTGATAATGTCGCCGCGATCTTGGCAGTTTCCGACTACGTCAGCCGAGAAAGAATCGCGCGCGGGAAACGTCCGCTCACGATGCAAGAAGTCTTAGAAGCGATCGTTAAGGCGCATGAAATCCAAGGGATCTTAGCTTTGGAAAACAGTTTGAACCGGGAAGGGCTTGACCACGTTTTGTTTGTAAAAGTTGCCTCTGCCGCTGTTTCGTGTGCACTGCTGGGCGGAACGGTTGAAGAAACGGCGAATGCGGTTTCCAATGCGTGGATCGACAACGCGAGTTTGCGGACGTACCGACACGCGCCAAATGTTGGATCGCGAAAGTCATGGGCGGCCGCTGATGCCGCTGGGCGGGGCGTATGGTTTGCCATGACGGCGCTTAAAGGGGAGATGGGATATGCCACAGCGATTACCGCTGACACCTGGGGAGTCGAGGATGCGATGTTCGGCGGGAAACAGGTGACGCTCGCGCGCCCGCTCGGTTCTTATGTTGTCGAAAACGTCTTGTTCAAAATTGCATACCCGGCGGAGTTTCATGCGCAAACGGCATTGGAAGCGGCCATCCGTCTTCATGAGGATGTACGTGGAAGGCTTGGTGAAATCGAAAGCGTTGTGATCACGACGCATGAAGCGGCGAAACGGATCATCGATAAGACCGGTCCGCTGCATAACCCGGCCGACCGGGATCATTGCATTCAGTACATTACCGCAGTTGGATTGATTTTCGGGGAAATGACGGCCGACCATTATGAAAATGACGAGGCGGAAGACGCGCGGATCGACGCGCTTCGCGAGAAAATGGTCGTCCGTGAACGGGAACGATTCAGCCTCGACTACTTAGATCCGGAAAAACGGTCGATTGCCAATGCGGTGCAAATTTATTTTAAAGACGGCACGTGCACGGAAAATGTGACGATCGAGTACCCGATCGGGCATCCGCGAAGAAGGGAAGAAGGGCTGCCGCTCTTGTTCGCAAAATTCAAGAAGAATTTGGCGGCGCATTTTCCAGAGCGAAGAGCAGCTAAGCTTTACAAGCTGTGCACCGACCATGCCCAGCTTCGAAAGATGAGTGTGGCGGATTTCATGTACGAATGGACGGTATAA
- a CDS encoding SLC13 family permease, with protein MFRQSLHFIFAFLLYVLFVSPVIFHWNGMIQAFALLVLAQILWTGGVLPAPVTSLLLMLLVSFHFFTFEKTLSFLGSDVVWLLFSTYIIAGAFLNSGLAHRLSLYVLRFSKGSIRFLLFMFMMLGLFLALCVPSNVGRGNMLVSVLEKVSLHVNKWQKAQNISKTLFIASSYIVSIGGAAVVTGANSTLYAFSMFQSISSLDLNYLNWMLLFMPPIVVFIVLLWMVFMLVFPPEKIDTAPIISFVDAELARIGSVSGVELRTIAIIGVTIFLWILQPLHGYSISMIGLFGAVLTMLPAVGVWKWEDAKKQVNWGMLLFFASTLLLSRLLIRSGALEWVAENFFAYFSFHHLFAVLLVLLIATVILRTFFVSLLGFMTIMIPLSLEIGSYLGETSSLLLTMAVYLAGVPGFFLVTQSPVHMIYYSYGNFSEKDLFRVGTAVAGIWLAIIAITVHYYWAVLL; from the coding sequence ATGTTCAGACAATCATTGCATTTCATTTTTGCATTTCTCTTGTATGTTTTGTTTGTTTCTCCCGTCATTTTTCATTGGAACGGCATGATTCAAGCTTTTGCGCTCCTCGTGCTTGCGCAAATTTTATGGACGGGGGGCGTGCTTCCAGCTCCCGTCACTTCATTGCTCTTAATGCTGCTCGTTTCGTTTCACTTTTTCACGTTTGAAAAGACGTTAAGTTTCCTTGGCTCGGACGTCGTTTGGCTGCTGTTTTCCACGTATATCATTGCCGGAGCTTTCTTGAATTCGGGACTCGCTCACCGACTGTCGCTTTACGTGCTTCGGTTCTCAAAAGGCAGCATCCGGTTTTTGTTGTTCATGTTCATGATGCTTGGTTTGTTTTTGGCCTTGTGCGTTCCATCGAATGTCGGAAGAGGAAACATGTTGGTATCGGTGCTTGAGAAAGTTTCGTTGCACGTAAACAAATGGCAGAAGGCGCAAAACATCTCAAAAACGCTTTTCATCGCAAGCAGTTATATTGTCAGTATTGGCGGAGCGGCAGTGGTGACGGGTGCTAATTCCACGCTGTATGCGTTCAGCATGTTTCAGTCGATCTCTTCGCTCGATCTCAACTATTTGAATTGGATGCTTTTGTTCATGCCGCCGATCGTTGTTTTCATTGTTTTGCTTTGGATGGTGTTCATGCTCGTATTTCCGCCGGAAAAGATCGACACCGCGCCGATTATTTCATTCGTCGACGCTGAACTCGCACGCATCGGAAGCGTATCCGGTGTTGAGCTGAGAACGATCGCCATTATCGGCGTCACCATTTTCCTATGGATCTTACAACCGTTGCACGGCTATTCCATATCCATGATCGGGCTCTTTGGTGCGGTGTTGACGATGTTACCTGCCGTTGGGGTGTGGAAATGGGAAGACGCGAAAAAACAAGTCAATTGGGGGATGCTGTTGTTCTTTGCCTCGACGCTTCTGCTTTCCCGCTTGCTTATCCGTTCCGGCGCATTGGAGTGGGTGGCGGAAAATTTTTTCGCGTATTTCTCGTTCCATCACTTGTTCGCCGTGTTGCTTGTCCTCTTAATCGCTACGGTAATTTTGCGTACGTTTTTCGTGAGCCTCTTGGGTTTCATGACGATCATGATTCCGCTTTCGCTTGAAATCGGAAGCTATTTAGGGGAGACGTCGTCACTGCTTCTCACCATGGCCGTTTATTTGGCGGGGGTTCCTGGATTTTTTCTCGTCACCCAGTCCCCCGTGCACATGATCTATTATTCGTACGGCAATTTCTCTGAAAAAGATTTGTTTCGTGTCGGCACAGCGGTCGCCGGAATTTGGTTGGCGATCATTGCGATTACGGTACACTATTACTGGGCGGTTCTTCTCTAA
- a CDS encoding tripartite tricarboxylate transporter substrate binding protein, with translation MKKLSFVLVALLLLIVSACSSQGSGGSSAFPTKNIEFIAPASPGGGWDLTARSMQKVLEEKNLVDKPINVVNKPGGSGEVGWKYLKTKDAHTLSINSSLIITNNLLGHSKLTYEDFTPIAILTTEWSSIAVPKDSKIKSAKEVMEKLKEDPKSLKIGVAPGLGNDDHLSIVQAAKTYGVDVTKLDFLVYESGGDVVTALAGGHVDVATMSVSEAKQQYLAGKINILAVTSAERIEGLEKVPTWKEEGVDMVFPHWRGVMGPPNMSEEEIAYWDEKIGAMVETDEWKQILKNNEWESFYKDSAETKKFLKSETEKYADLLQSSGLTK, from the coding sequence TTGAAGAAATTATCTTTTGTGCTTGTTGCTCTATTATTGCTCATTGTATCCGCGTGCTCATCGCAAGGATCTGGAGGAAGCAGTGCGTTTCCGACGAAAAACATTGAATTTATCGCACCTGCATCGCCAGGCGGCGGATGGGACTTGACCGCACGTTCGATGCAAAAAGTTCTTGAAGAGAAAAACCTCGTCGACAAACCGATCAACGTCGTCAACAAACCGGGCGGCAGCGGCGAAGTCGGCTGGAAGTATCTCAAAACGAAAGACGCGCATACGTTGTCGATCAACTCCAGCCTTATCATTACCAACAATTTGTTGGGCCACAGCAAATTAACGTACGAAGATTTTACCCCGATCGCCATTTTAACGACCGAATGGTCCTCGATCGCCGTACCGAAGGATTCGAAGATCAAAAGCGCTAAGGAAGTTATGGAAAAATTGAAGGAAGATCCGAAGTCGTTGAAAATCGGGGTTGCCCCGGGTCTTGGCAACGACGATCACCTGTCGATCGTTCAAGCGGCGAAAACTTACGGGGTGGACGTCACGAAACTTGATTTTCTCGTTTATGAAAGCGGCGGCGATGTTGTAACCGCTCTAGCAGGTGGCCATGTCGACGTAGCGACGATGTCGGTCTCCGAAGCGAAGCAACAGTACTTGGCAGGAAAGATCAACATTTTGGCGGTAACTTCCGCGGAACGAATTGAAGGTCTTGAGAAAGTTCCGACGTGGAAAGAAGAAGGTGTGGACATGGTATTCCCGCACTGGAGAGGCGTCATGGGTCCGCCGAACATGTCGGAAGAAGAAATCGCTTATTGGGATGAAAAAATCGGGGCTATGGTCGAGACCGACGAATGGAAACAAATCTTGAAAAACAACGAATGGGAATCGTTTTACAAAGACAGTGCCGAAACGAAAAAATTCTTGAAATCGGAAACGGAAAAATATGCCGATCTCCTGCAAAGCTCAGGGTTGACGAAATAA
- a CDS encoding sensor histidine kinase, with protein sequence MNKLLNVSLQTKILTLVISLILFVILLQTGISVYLESKEIHEKTAKLALQTAKMVSFMPAVKQAFRSEDPSAEIQPVAEQVRYEVGAAEVIVSNRQGTMYSYPDASLIGEKVIPGDNYMALVFGGSYNSTATGRLGPMIRGKAPIFIDYGKYERSVGVVTVGFLLEDIEKQVLKKVAKSSLWALAVLMVGAAGSILLARNIKKDTLGLEPYQIASLYRERNAVLLSIKEGVIATDENGMITMLNHSAREMLGLNEEAIGQSYKKLFPSSHLLRVLKTGKPETNREIELNDKVLIVNRTPVEENGKIVGVVSSFRDKTEIQNMIVTLSEVQKYSEDLRAQTHEFTNKLYVLSGLLQLGEYEEAINMIQNEAGSHMLQNRILFDQIRDAKVQAILLGKIGKASEKKVEFTIDPNSSLQMLPGRIHISQLITVLGNLIDNAIEAVQDQENKKVEFFVMDVGNDIVFEVADNGHGMSEEALNQLFTIRFSLKKGTDRGYGLSNVHKVVKEWNGTIEVDQPEGGGTVFTVYVPKKGEK encoded by the coding sequence GTGAACAAGTTGTTGAACGTATCGTTGCAAACGAAAATATTAACACTCGTGATTTCATTGATCTTATTCGTCATTCTTTTGCAAACTGGTATTTCGGTCTATCTTGAATCGAAAGAAATCCATGAGAAAACGGCGAAATTGGCACTTCAGACGGCAAAAATGGTTTCTTTCATGCCTGCCGTCAAACAGGCTTTCCGATCGGAGGATCCGTCGGCCGAAATTCAGCCGGTGGCTGAGCAAGTTCGTTATGAGGTCGGCGCAGCAGAAGTGATCGTTTCCAATCGTCAAGGGACGATGTATTCTTATCCGGACGCGAGCCTGATCGGAGAAAAGGTGATACCCGGCGACAACTATATGGCACTCGTCTTCGGAGGAAGCTACAATTCAACGGCGACCGGACGGCTTGGCCCGATGATCCGCGGGAAAGCGCCGATTTTTATCGATTACGGAAAATATGAACGAAGCGTCGGTGTCGTGACCGTCGGTTTTTTATTGGAAGACATTGAAAAACAAGTATTGAAAAAAGTAGCGAAAAGCTCCTTGTGGGCATTAGCTGTGCTGATGGTCGGCGCTGCCGGCAGCATACTGCTCGCCAGGAACATCAAGAAAGATACGCTCGGACTGGAACCGTACCAAATTGCTTCGCTGTATCGCGAGCGAAATGCCGTCTTGTTATCGATCAAAGAAGGGGTGATCGCGACAGATGAAAACGGCATGATTACGATGTTAAACCATTCGGCAAGAGAAATGCTCGGGTTAAACGAGGAAGCGATTGGTCAGTCTTACAAGAAGTTATTTCCAAGCTCGCATTTATTGAGAGTATTAAAAACGGGAAAACCGGAAACAAATCGAGAAATCGAGTTGAACGATAAGGTATTGATCGTCAACCGAACGCCGGTTGAGGAAAACGGAAAGATCGTCGGGGTCGTGTCCAGTTTTCGCGACAAGACGGAAATTCAAAACATGATCGTCACTTTGTCTGAAGTGCAAAAGTACTCGGAAGATCTACGAGCGCAAACCCATGAATTTACGAACAAATTGTATGTTTTGTCCGGGTTGCTGCAGCTCGGGGAATACGAAGAAGCGATCAATATGATCCAAAATGAAGCCGGCAGCCATATGCTGCAAAATCGAATCTTGTTCGATCAAATCCGCGACGCGAAAGTTCAGGCAATTTTGCTCGGAAAAATCGGCAAAGCTTCAGAGAAAAAAGTCGAATTTACCATTGATCCGAACAGTTCGCTGCAAATGCTTCCGGGACGTATTCATATCTCGCAATTGATCACCGTCCTTGGCAATTTAATCGATAACGCGATCGAAGCGGTACAAGACCAAGAAAACAAGAAGGTTGAATTTTTTGTAATGGATGTTGGAAACGATATCGTCTTCGAAGTCGCTGACAACGGCCATGGGATGTCGGAAGAAGCGCTGAATCAATTGTTCACGATCAGGTTTTCTTTGAAAAAAGGAACCGACAGGGGATACGGCCTGTCGAACGTCCATAAAGTCGTCAAAGAATGGAACGGGACGATCGAGGTGGATCAACCGGAAGGCGGTGGAACGGTATTCACCGTATACGTGCCAAAGAAGGGGGAGAAGTGA
- a CDS encoding EXLDI protein gives MPNKTIYVTDADLETFERAQELAGDNLSATIAQALRRYIKAEEAKQQGFEEIRIKVGEKGTYTYKRFIGKELARTHIVDRELKRVTVLIVYQTAKKRFALYTKEIHNWSLNEFVQNVNKKTEDLSEKILSEKLRQKLNFKFSFDFDDEFGVWSKPNKYRFDVFETEDELKEHLPADLANAVHSQLNGESDVFMDI, from the coding sequence ATGCCCAACAAAACGATTTATGTGACAGACGCCGACCTTGAAACATTCGAACGAGCCCAAGAGTTGGCAGGCGACAATTTATCGGCGACCATCGCCCAAGCCTTGCGGCGATACATTAAAGCCGAGGAAGCAAAGCAGCAAGGATTCGAAGAAATTCGCATCAAAGTCGGCGAAAAAGGCACGTACACGTACAAACGATTCATTGGAAAAGAACTAGCGAGAACCCATATCGTCGACCGCGAATTGAAACGGGTGACGGTGCTTATCGTCTATCAAACCGCGAAAAAAAGATTTGCGCTTTACACGAAAGAAATTCACAATTGGTCGTTGAATGAATTCGTGCAAAACGTGAATAAAAAAACCGAAGACTTGTCGGAAAAAATTCTTTCCGAAAAGCTCCGGCAAAAGTTGAATTTCAAGTTTTCGTTTGACTTTGACGACGAATTTGGCGTTTGGTCGAAACCGAATAAGTACCGCTTCGACGTGTTCGAAACCGAAGACGAATTGAAGGAACATCTTCCGGCCGATCTCGCCAACGCCGTTCATAGCCAGTTAAACGGCGAATCGGACGTATTCATGGATATTTAA
- a CDS encoding response regulator, whose translation MLNVAIAEDDFRVALVHERFLEKVQGVTLVGKALTGAETMELLQQQKVDLLLLDIYMPDELGTDLLPKVREHFPDVDIIMITAATEKKLLETSIRNGVVSYLIKPVSLERFVQTIEDYKQYREKLTQAEQTDINQSVVDKLFHKETGKAENHEPLPKGIDTLTLTKVKTMIEKTSSGMTAEELGKQMGASRTTARRYLEYLLSVGQVHADLEYGIVGRPERKYYPSEKPS comes from the coding sequence GTGCTTAATGTAGCGATAGCGGAAGATGATTTCAGGGTCGCTTTGGTTCATGAGCGGTTTTTGGAAAAAGTTCAAGGGGTCACGCTTGTCGGAAAAGCGTTAACCGGAGCCGAAACGATGGAATTGTTGCAGCAACAAAAAGTAGATTTGCTGTTGCTCGATATTTACATGCCCGACGAATTAGGCACTGATTTGCTTCCGAAAGTCCGCGAACATTTTCCCGATGTCGATATCATTATGATCACTGCTGCGACGGAGAAAAAACTTTTGGAAACGTCCATCCGCAACGGCGTGGTCAGCTATTTGATCAAGCCGGTCTCATTGGAACGTTTTGTGCAGACAATCGAAGATTATAAACAATATCGTGAAAAATTAACGCAGGCGGAGCAAACGGATATTAATCAGTCAGTGGTTGACAAGCTTTTCCATAAAGAAACAGGAAAAGCCGAGAATCACGAACCGCTTCCGAAAGGGATCGATACGCTCACGCTTACGAAAGTGAAAACGATGATTGAAAAGACGAGCAGCGGTATGACTGCCGAAGAATTGGGCAAGCAAATGGGGGCCTCGCGAACAACGGCGAGAAGGTATTTGGAGTATTTACTTTCCGTCGGCCAAGTTCATGCAGATCTCGAATACGGCATCGTCGGCAGGCCGGAACGAAAATATTATCCGTCGGAAAAACCATCTTGA
- a CDS encoding tripartite tricarboxylate transporter permease encodes MTALQPDNIIYLMIGGLIGTIVGMLPGLGPATAIAVLIPITFGMDPTSALILMAAIYGGAMYGGSISSILLNTPGDGSAIAATFDGYQMSKNGQAGAAIAICAIGSFIGSIAAVVGFMFLAVPMANLALKFGPAEYFLLFLFTLSTVVSLSVGNMTKGFVSMAVGLLLSTVGVDTQTGVYRFTFGLPQLSGGIDFLVIIIGVYAVGEVLYNYLTIDDPVEKKKKYGRVWITKEQWKRSKGPIMRGTPIGFIIGILPGAGGSLASMLGYSTEKSLSKRSHEFGKGAIEGVAAPETANNSASVGALIPLLTMGIPGSGTTAVMLGVLIMLGVQPGPLLFEHDPDLVWGLIDSLFLGNIFLFLINIFMVSVFVKILDVPPKILYPLILVLAFIGTYTLNYSIIDFYILVIFGIIGLFMKIFDFPIAPLILALIVGSDMEQNFRKSLVASDGSLDIFFASPIAVILVCLTILSVVYPLIMKKFQNEKENQDPNMPS; translated from the coding sequence ATGACGGCGCTGCAGCCGGATAACATTATTTATCTTATGATCGGGGGACTTATCGGTACGATCGTCGGCATGCTCCCGGGTCTCGGTCCCGCTACGGCAATCGCCGTATTAATTCCGATTACGTTCGGCATGGATCCGACGAGCGCCCTAATCTTAATGGCCGCCATTTACGGGGGAGCTATGTACGGCGGCTCCATCAGTTCGATTTTGTTGAACACGCCGGGTGACGGGTCGGCAATCGCCGCCACATTCGACGGCTACCAAATGTCGAAAAACGGTCAGGCTGGAGCGGCCATTGCCATTTGTGCCATCGGTTCGTTCATCGGATCGATCGCCGCCGTCGTCGGATTTATGTTTTTGGCTGTTCCCATGGCCAACTTAGCCTTGAAGTTCGGCCCCGCTGAGTATTTCTTGCTCTTTTTATTTACTCTTTCTACGGTCGTCTCTTTATCTGTAGGGAACATGACGAAAGGGTTTGTGTCGATGGCCGTCGGCTTGTTATTGTCCACGGTCGGGGTCGATACGCAAACGGGTGTTTATCGGTTTACTTTCGGGCTGCCGCAATTAAGCGGAGGCATCGATTTTCTCGTCATTATCATCGGTGTATACGCGGTCGGAGAAGTGTTGTACAACTATTTAACGATCGACGACCCGGTTGAAAAGAAGAAGAAATACGGCAGAGTCTGGATTACGAAAGAACAATGGAAACGTTCCAAAGGCCCGATCATGAGAGGCACACCGATCGGCTTTATCATCGGCATTTTGCCGGGGGCTGGCGGTTCGCTTGCGTCCATGCTCGGCTATTCCACGGAAAAATCGCTTTCGAAACGGTCCCATGAATTCGGCAAAGGTGCAATCGAAGGAGTCGCGGCACCGGAAACGGCCAATAATTCGGCTTCTGTCGGGGCGTTGATTCCGCTGCTGACGATGGGGATCCCCGGATCGGGAACAACGGCCGTTATGCTTGGTGTGTTGATCATGCTTGGGGTTCAACCGGGACCGTTGCTGTTTGAACACGACCCTGATCTCGTCTGGGGGTTGATCGACAGTTTGTTTCTCGGCAACATCTTTTTGTTTCTCATTAACATTTTCATGGTGAGCGTATTCGTGAAAATTTTGGACGTGCCGCCGAAAATTCTTTATCCGCTCATCTTAGTGCTCGCTTTTATCGGCACGTACACATTGAACTACAGTATTATTGATTTTTACATCCTAGTGATCTTCGGCATTATCGGCTTGTTCATGAAAATCTTCGACTTTCCAATCGCGCCGCTTATTTTGGCCTTGATCGTCGGTTCTGACATGGAACAAAACTTCCGAAAAAGTTTGGTTGCCTCCGATGGGAGCCTGGATATCTTTTTTGCATCGCCCATAGCGGTCATTTTGGTCTGCCTGACGATTTTGTCCGTCGTCTATCCTTTAATCATGAAGAAATTCCAGAACGAGAAGGAAAATCAAGACCCGAACATGCCGTCGTGA
- a CDS encoding tripartite tricarboxylate transporter TctB family protein: MNATKYMMPVFFLMIGVISFILSIRLPKATLGDPYGPLYFPILVSVFLFLASLVYLFNVFKADHGNKREMALLKEGRAPLLIISTLVLCVIYTVMFESLGYLVSTFLFLGVLLFIVNGKNKWITNVSVTILFTLGSWYAFTGLLDISLP, translated from the coding sequence ATGAATGCGACGAAATACATGATGCCGGTATTTTTTCTCATGATCGGCGTAATTTCTTTTATTTTATCGATTCGGTTGCCGAAAGCTACACTCGGAGATCCGTATGGACCTTTATATTTTCCCATCTTGGTCAGCGTGTTCCTATTTTTGGCAAGCCTTGTGTATTTGTTCAACGTTTTCAAAGCCGATCATGGAAACAAGCGCGAAATGGCTTTGTTGAAAGAAGGGCGGGCGCCGTTGCTCATCATCTCGACACTCGTTTTGTGCGTCATTTACACGGTAATGTTCGAAAGCCTCGGTTATTTGGTTTCGACTTTTTTGTTTCTAGGCGTGCTGTTGTTCATCGTTAACGGCAAAAACAAATGGATCACGAACGTCAGTGTCACGATATTGTTCACTTTAGGCTCGTGGTACGCCTTTACTGGATTATTGGATATCAGTTTGCCTTAG